In the Nitrospirales bacterium LBB_01 genome, one interval contains:
- a CDS encoding acetate/propionate family kinase, with protein MNLNKFLSQVKQFEELSDEELRVISEAASVVDYSDGMYIKRVGEMSRFFYVVYDGKVRVALESGDTITMFTRGDIFGEMSLMTGEPSGADIVSEGSSQVVKLPRELVSHIISGNPAAMTKIAKTIAHRLIKRDSSENEKSSIRNAKTKSNDPYDLDFSSAIDPIKILVINSRANSLKFSLFDTRYSVAAMDGIVDKIGTSLSFYKGSGSRGDFEGDVLVGSMEEAIKLVVTLLTDAKGGVIGKIEEITAVGHRVVHGGNKFYNSIVIDKSVIENIKEFNVFAPFHNPHNLEGIECLMRLLPNASHVAVFDTAFHKGIPEHARRYALTPSLNTDDRIRRYGFHGVNHHYVTLKAAEYLKKTTGQLKVISCHLGHGSSITAIDHGRSIDTSMGMTPLEGLVMGSRSGDVDPGLLLYLMTLGYTADDLNKMLNEQSGIKGVSEVSSYMEEVLAAAEDGNRKAETAVSMFCYKVKKYIGSYIAALGGLDVLVFTGGIGSNSTEVRARICQGLDPFGITLDDNANRQVRPFLRQVEEISEANSKVKTLVIQADEKRMIARETLHALGRHTTVSSRQQEYKQTPIPVNVSAHHVHVTPEAFKVLFGEGKQLTEKAPLSQPGQYAANETVNLIGPKGRVEKVRILGPYRKDCQVEISRTEEFKLGIDAPVRDSGDIEGTPGITLEGTVGQLKLEKGLICARRHVHMSPEDALKFGLRDRDVVLIKIKSKRELTFGDVLVRVHPDFRLDMHIDTDEGNAVEHEAGMVGFIEGIQHRAYM; from the coding sequence ATGAATTTGAATAAATTTTTATCGCAGGTAAAGCAGTTTGAGGAGTTGAGTGATGAGGAGTTGAGGGTCATTTCAGAGGCTGCCTCCGTGGTGGACTACTCAGACGGCATGTACATAAAGCGTGTAGGTGAGATGAGCAGGTTTTTTTATGTTGTCTATGACGGCAAGGTACGAGTGGCTTTAGAGTCTGGCGATACCATTACAATGTTTACACGCGGGGATATTTTTGGAGAGATGTCCCTTATGACAGGTGAGCCCTCAGGAGCAGATATAGTATCAGAGGGCAGCTCTCAGGTTGTAAAACTACCAAGGGAACTCGTTTCACATATTATTTCAGGAAATCCTGCGGCTATGACAAAAATAGCCAAAACCATAGCCCACCGTCTGATTAAAAGAGATAGCAGCGAAAACGAAAAGTCTTCAATTCGTAACGCTAAAACTAAATCCAACGACCCCTATGATCTGGATTTTAGCTCAGCCATAGATCCGATAAAAATACTTGTCATAAATTCCAGAGCTAATTCTCTGAAGTTTTCACTGTTTGACACACGGTACAGTGTTGCCGCTATGGATGGGATAGTGGATAAAATCGGAACGTCATTGTCTTTTTATAAGGGGTCAGGCTCAAGGGGTGATTTTGAAGGAGACGTGTTAGTCGGCAGTATGGAGGAGGCGATTAAGCTTGTGGTGACACTGCTTACCGATGCTAAAGGGGGCGTCATCGGCAAAATTGAAGAAATAACGGCGGTTGGACACCGTGTGGTTCATGGCGGCAACAAGTTTTATAATTCTATAGTAATAGATAAGAGTGTGATAGAGAACATAAAGGAATTCAATGTGTTTGCTCCCTTTCATAACCCTCATAACTTAGAGGGGATAGAGTGCTTGATGAGGCTGCTCCCTAATGCCTCTCACGTTGCGGTATTTGACACGGCATTCCACAAGGGGATACCCGAACATGCCCGCAGATATGCACTGACTCCCAGCCTAAATACCGATGATAGAATACGGCGTTATGGTTTTCATGGAGTCAACCACCACTACGTGACACTGAAGGCAGCCGAGTATCTTAAAAAAACAACCGGACAGCTTAAGGTAATTTCCTGTCATCTCGGGCACGGCTCCTCGATAACGGCAATAGACCACGGCAGAAGCATTGACACCAGCATGGGGATGACTCCGCTTGAGGGACTTGTCATGGGCTCACGGAGCGGGGATGTTGACCCCGGGCTGCTTCTGTATCTCATGACGCTTGGCTACACGGCTGATGATTTAAACAAGATGTTAAACGAACAAAGCGGCATAAAGGGAGTCAGTGAGGTTAGCAGCTACATGGAGGAGGTGCTTGCAGCTGCGGAGGATGGAAATAGAAAAGCAGAGACGGCTGTCAGTATGTTTTGCTACAAGGTGAAAAAGTACATAGGATCATATATAGCAGCTCTGGGCGGATTAGATGTTTTGGTATTTACAGGCGGTATAGGCAGTAATTCAACGGAGGTGCGGGCAAGGATATGTCAAGGGCTTGACCCTTTTGGCATAACTCTTGATGACAACGCAAACCGGCAAGTGCGTCCATTTTTAAGACAGGTTGAGGAAATATCAGAGGCAAACTCTAAGGTCAAAACTCTTGTAATACAGGCCGATGAAAAGCGTATGATAGCTCGTGAAACCCTTCACGCTCTGGGCAGACACACCACTGTGAGCAGTCGACAACAGGAGTACAAACAGACCCCTATTCCTGTAAACGTATCAGCCCACCACGTGCATGTTACACCGGAGGCATTTAAGGTACTCTTTGGCGAGGGCAAACAGTTGACCGAAAAAGCGCCACTTAGTCAACCCGGTCAGTATGCGGCAAATGAGACAGTTAATCTGATTGGCCCCAAGGGAAGAGTGGAAAAAGTGCGCATACTGGGGCCTTACAGAAAGGACTGTCAGGTGGAAATATCCCGCACGGAGGAGTTTAAACTTGGAATAGATGCGCCTGTCAGAGACTCCGGCGATATAGAGGGTACACCGGGAATTACGCTTGAGGGGACAGTTGGACAGTTAAAACTGGAAAAAGGCTTAATTTGCGCAAGACGTCACGTTCACATGTCCCCAGAGGATGCCCTCAAATTTGGACTAAGAGACAGAGATGTTGTGCTTATTAAAATAAAGAGCAAGCGGGAACTGACATTTGGCGACGTTTTAGTCAGAGTACATCCTGATTTCAGACTTGATATGCACATTGATACGGATGAGGGAAACGCTGTGGAACACGAGGCAGGTATGGTTGGCTTCATTGAGGGCATTCAACACAGAGCATATATGTAG
- a CDS encoding CPBP family intramembrane metalloprotease: MEPKISRGRLLLLAVLTESGALLCAVAMSWYYEFDLIPTPKNILKEAAYGILFAVFPFALFIFTLSKSADNIGFLRKSRNFMLNEIRELFSEAKVVDVFFISIIAGICEEAFFRGALQLKMGLITSSLVFGLFHFINPVYFVFATLMGLYLGALYSFTGTLLAPMLCHFAYDFAALCYLINYTKNEII; this comes from the coding sequence ATGGAGCCTAAGATATCAAGAGGGCGGCTGCTCTTACTTGCAGTTTTGACTGAATCCGGGGCACTCTTGTGTGCTGTTGCCATGTCATGGTACTACGAGTTTGATCTTATTCCAACACCTAAGAATATTTTAAAAGAGGCAGCTTACGGAATCCTGTTTGCTGTTTTCCCGTTTGCGCTCTTTATTTTTACGCTTTCAAAGAGCGCTGACAATATTGGTTTTCTCAGGAAATCAAGAAATTTTATGCTAAATGAGATAAGAGAACTGTTTTCAGAGGCGAAGGTGGTGGACGTCTTTTTTATATCAATAATCGCAGGAATATGTGAGGAGGCGTTTTTTCGCGGCGCTCTTCAGTTAAAAATGGGACTTATAACCTCAAGTCTGGTCTTTGGGCTGTTTCATTTTATTAATCCGGTATATTTTGTATTTGCTACTCTTATGGGCCTCTACCTTGGCGCCCTGTATTCTTTCACGGGCACCCTTCTTGCTCCAATGCTCTGTCATTTTGCTTACGATTTTGCAGCACTGTGTTATCTCATAAATTACACAAAAAATGAGATTATCTGA
- the hisA gene encoding 1-(5-phosphoribosyl)-5-[(5-phosphoribosylamino)methylideneamino]imidazole-4-carboxamide isomerase → MLLIPAIDLKNGFCVRLLQGKREEVTQYSDDPASTAKRWVHDGAELIHVVDLDGAFSGEQKNIESIKEIRAAVDVPIEVGGGIRSIERIAMLLSLGVDSIILGTVAVINPMLLEQACEKFPGKIIVGIDAKDGKVAIKGWEEVTEVDAGALSKNAEKVGASAIIYTDIVRDGMLSGPNVSATKAIAERVKIPVIASGGISTLSDIENLAKTGVIYGAITGKAIYSGAIHLKEAIEFVKNIK, encoded by the coding sequence ATGCTGTTAATACCGGCAATTGATTTAAAAAACGGTTTTTGTGTAAGGCTGCTTCAGGGCAAAAGAGAGGAGGTCACTCAGTACTCAGACGATCCTGCAAGCACTGCAAAGAGATGGGTGCATGACGGGGCTGAGTTAATCCATGTCGTTGACCTTGACGGCGCATTTAGCGGAGAGCAGAAAAACATAGAGAGTATAAAGGAGATTCGTGCGGCAGTGGATGTTCCAATTGAAGTCGGTGGGGGCATAAGAAGTATCGAGCGAATTGCAATGCTTCTGTCCCTTGGGGTTGACAGTATAATTTTGGGCACAGTAGCCGTTATAAACCCCATGCTTCTTGAGCAGGCTTGTGAAAAGTTTCCCGGTAAGATAATTGTAGGTATTGACGCTAAAGACGGGAAAGTAGCGATAAAGGGCTGGGAGGAGGTCACAGAGGTTGATGCTGGGGCACTTTCAAAAAATGCAGAAAAAGTTGGAGCCTCGGCAATTATTTATACGGATATTGTAAGAGATGGGATGCTTTCCGGACCAAATGTTTCTGCCACAAAAGCTATTGCTGAACGGGTGAAAATACCGGTTATTGCTTCAGGTGGGATTTCAACGCTTAGCGATATTGAAAATCTTGCTAAAACCGGCGTTATATATGGCGCTATCACAGGGAAAGCAATTTATAGCGGCGCTATACATCTTAAGGAGGCGATAGAGTTTGTTAAAAACATTAAATAA
- a CDS encoding response regulator, producing MMSGSKIVLIVDDDKMTTALLEKELLRGFFTVFTAPDGKTALEKIDTTNAGIVLIDVNLPDINGIELIKKVKAKKPECEIIIITGYGTQDIAIQSLKHGALDYIEKPINIEELFAALGRAQEKLTEKSSLFTKNTLLIIDDDEVVIKRLKRFFESEGFEVFTATSGLRGLEIIEFSKIDVVISDINMSDMDGIEVITAAKKYYQDIEGIMVTGANDDENAIRSLRAGAIDYLTKPVNLDELLFSVKKAIERIHLNRTRLYRNRELKISTEIISKMNEELERRIQERSTELSKMQVQLFQTSKLATLGEMSAGLAHEINQPLGGIALVAKSFRKLLERDSLTETEIVSGLNDIESSVKRMTKIIQHIRTFARQDTLKFVKVDVVDTVESAFSLLDEQLRLHEIAVIKDFEPSLPQIIGEPYQLEQVWINLITNARDAMDEKDKQLCAARIESCDYSKRLNVTVKYDIDLDSVVVTVADNGIGMNRKVRERVLEPFFTTKEVGQATGLGLSISYGIIRNHKGRIEIESLEDDHTTIKVIFPTEDSPIYQKLEETAEKHDAVMAANSERLS from the coding sequence ATGATGTCAGGTTCAAAAATTGTTCTCATCGTTGATGACGATAAGATGACAACTGCTCTTTTGGAAAAAGAGTTATTAAGAGGTTTTTTTACTGTTTTTACTGCGCCTGACGGTAAAACAGCCCTTGAAAAAATAGATACTACTAATGCCGGCATTGTCCTTATTGATGTCAACCTTCCCGACATAAACGGAATAGAGTTAATTAAAAAAGTTAAAGCAAAAAAACCTGAGTGTGAGATAATAATAATTACCGGCTATGGAACTCAGGATATAGCTATTCAGTCGCTTAAGCACGGGGCCTTAGACTACATAGAAAAGCCTATAAACATAGAGGAGCTTTTTGCAGCATTGGGAAGAGCTCAGGAAAAACTTACCGAAAAAAGCTCCCTCTTTACCAAAAACACTCTTTTAATAATTGATGACGATGAGGTGGTAATAAAGAGACTGAAGAGGTTTTTTGAGTCTGAGGGGTTTGAGGTGTTTACAGCAACAAGCGGACTAAGAGGCTTAGAGATTATTGAATTCAGTAAAATAGACGTTGTTATTTCAGATATAAACATGAGCGATATGGACGGCATAGAGGTGATTACTGCGGCTAAGAAATATTATCAGGACATAGAGGGCATTATGGTAACAGGCGCTAACGATGATGAAAACGCCATAAGATCCCTTCGTGCTGGGGCTATAGACTATTTAACTAAACCTGTTAACCTTGATGAGCTGCTGTTTTCTGTTAAAAAGGCCATAGAACGAATACACCTTAACAGAACACGTCTCTACAGAAACCGCGAGCTTAAGATATCCACAGAAATCATCTCCAAGATGAACGAGGAGCTTGAAAGAAGGATACAGGAAAGGTCAACTGAGCTTAGCAAAATGCAGGTGCAGCTTTTTCAGACTTCAAAACTTGCAACACTCGGTGAGATGTCGGCAGGGCTTGCACACGAAATAAATCAACCACTGGGCGGCATAGCTCTTGTTGCCAAGAGTTTTCGCAAGCTCTTAGAACGGGATAGTTTAACAGAGACGGAGATTGTCTCCGGTCTCAATGACATCGAATCATCTGTAAAAAGAATGACTAAGATAATTCAACACATCAGGACCTTTGCCAGACAGGATACCCTGAAATTCGTAAAAGTTGATGTTGTTGATACAGTGGAGTCGGCTTTCAGCCTTTTGGATGAACAGCTAAGGCTTCATGAGATAGCAGTCATAAAGGACTTTGAGCCCTCCCTCCCTCAGATTATCGGAGAGCCTTATCAACTTGAGCAGGTGTGGATAAATCTTATCACTAACGCCCGGGATGCTATGGATGAGAAGGATAAGCAACTATGTGCTGCAAGGATTGAATCATGTGATTACAGCAAGCGCCTCAACGTTACCGTCAAATACGATATTGATTTAGACTCTGTGGTTGTGACAGTTGCCGATAATGGAATTGGAATGAATAGAAAGGTCAGAGAGCGGGTGCTGGAACCGTTTTTTACAACAAAAGAGGTCGGACAGGCAACAGGACTGGGACTTTCGATAAGTTATGGTATTATAAGAAATCATAAGGGTAGAATTGAAATAGAAAGCCTTGAAGATGACCATACAACAATAAAAGTGATATTCCCTACAGAGGATTCTCCTATTTATCAGAAGTTGGAGGAGACAGCTGAAAAACACGATGCGGTGATGGCAGCAAACAGTGAAAGGTTGTCTTAG
- a CDS encoding type II secretion system protein: MMFKVMSDMKHRGDRGFTLIELLIVIAIIGILTAIAVPAFLGQREKAKVRSVESGAKGAVSDLQAYLDAYVGGDPYIIVTDTAGNQGCYEATTATATGHTCNAVYNQASSGTYTAFPNGAVTVISHFISHHSFKGDKSPYTGDPLFTSAAPTVDGQVFVTPASSRAVNIMAYTTNYTSPVFSQMVTTR; encoded by the coding sequence ATGATGTTTAAAGTTATGTCGGATATGAAGCACAGAGGGGATAGAGGCTTTACGTTGATTGAGCTTTTGATAGTTATCGCAATCATAGGGATTTTGACAGCAATCGCAGTGCCAGCGTTTCTTGGGCAGAGGGAAAAAGCGAAGGTTCGGTCAGTTGAGTCCGGAGCAAAGGGAGCAGTGTCAGACTTACAGGCATATCTTGATGCTTATGTTGGCGGCGACCCCTACATAATAGTGACAGACACTGCAGGTAACCAGGGTTGTTATGAGGCCACAACAGCCACTGCCACAGGTCACACTTGTAATGCTGTTTACAATCAGGCAAGCTCAGGCACATACACTGCATTCCCTAACGGTGCTGTTACTGTAATCAGCCACTTTATTTCACACCACTCATTTAAAGGGGATAAGAGCCCTTACACTGGAGACCCGTTATTTACATCTGCAGCTCCCACCGTTGATGGTCAGGTCTTTGTAACGCCAGCATCCAGCCGTGCAGTTAACATAATGGCTTATACCACAAACTATACATCTCCAGTATTCAGCCAGATGGTAACCACTCGTTAA
- a CDS encoding tetratricopeptide repeat protein has protein sequence MENTDRIDYLRHTVYAVSIFIISIIIYAPTFRSGLIWDDQYVLSGFSLISSKHPYDVFLSSGLYYRPLTIISLGLDYALWYGNPFGYHIGNVVIHALNSVLVYVVSVIILKNWKLFSHDNLSAFWGALLFSLHPIHTESVAWISGRTDLLAACFVLFAFIALLLFLHEKKREGVFLAAIFFLFSLLSKENAIVFALLAILYASIVKASRKEITLISVSMASSLGLYVCLRKLVWLSDLFKTPGASGAFLKKEVLSFASVKNLIYAVSYYYEKLLLPWNLNIIPEMPSGQAYLVLFILPILLLVFFVLRRDFFSGFWLFWLIAFLLPSLTIAVSQVAEPIGERYMYLPSVGLSFLLMMLFKLKPQNVGLKRQIRLAIIFVICLAYAILTYNRLFDWRSDFTLWQAAAKQNPHSAATKTNYGLALLSVQNYDEAQRQFSEVLTLKNLTHDSKSMLFNAMALVAINKKNYEKAELLLYDSLRENIRNVASYHTLGFLYMQSGSQVTNDPAKRRTFFLKAIQTFEESLKFVPDVMEVNFNMALCYLDLGDLKRSKGYFDAVIQRSPDSELAQKSGAFLSYIERKEGQR, from the coding sequence ATGGAAAACACTGACAGAATAGATTACTTACGCCACACTGTGTATGCGGTGAGTATTTTTATAATTTCCATTATTATCTATGCTCCGACATTTAGAAGCGGTCTTATATGGGATGATCAATACGTACTAAGCGGCTTCTCACTCATCAGCAGTAAACACCCCTATGATGTTTTTCTCTCATCAGGTCTTTATTATCGCCCTCTTACAATCATTTCACTTGGCCTTGACTACGCTCTATGGTATGGTAATCCCTTTGGTTACCATATCGGCAATGTTGTCATTCATGCACTAAACTCTGTGCTTGTCTATGTTGTCTCTGTGATCATACTTAAAAATTGGAAGCTTTTTTCACACGATAACTTAAGCGCTTTTTGGGGTGCACTCCTCTTTTCCCTGCATCCGATTCATACCGAATCTGTTGCCTGGATTTCCGGTAGAACTGATTTACTTGCTGCGTGTTTTGTGTTGTTTGCTTTTATTGCTCTTTTGCTCTTTTTACATGAAAAAAAACGTGAAGGAGTTTTTCTTGCAGCGATTTTTTTTCTGTTTTCGCTTCTTTCTAAGGAAAACGCTATTGTCTTTGCACTCTTAGCGATTCTGTATGCCTCTATTGTCAAAGCAAGCCGTAAAGAGATTACACTGATTTCTGTCTCTATGGCCTCATCGCTGGGTCTTTACGTGTGCCTGAGAAAACTCGTATGGTTGTCTGATTTATTTAAAACTCCTGGCGCCTCAGGAGCTTTTTTAAAAAAGGAGGTTCTTTCATTTGCCAGCGTTAAAAATCTTATATATGCAGTGAGTTACTACTATGAAAAGCTGCTCCTCCCCTGGAATTTAAATATAATCCCTGAGATGCCATCCGGTCAGGCCTATCTTGTATTATTCATTTTGCCGATTCTTTTATTGGTATTTTTTGTATTAAGACGAGATTTTTTCAGTGGCTTTTGGTTGTTTTGGCTGATTGCCTTTCTGTTGCCCTCACTAACCATAGCTGTCTCTCAGGTAGCAGAGCCTATCGGAGAGCGTTACATGTATCTGCCGTCTGTGGGGTTGTCTTTTTTACTTATGATGCTCTTTAAACTAAAACCTCAAAACGTAGGTTTAAAAAGACAAATTAGACTTGCCATAATTTTTGTCATATGTTTAGCGTATGCGATTTTGACATATAACCGACTATTTGACTGGCGCTCAGACTTTACGCTTTGGCAGGCTGCCGCTAAGCAAAATCCGCATTCTGCAGCAACAAAAACCAATTACGGGCTGGCTTTGTTATCGGTACAGAATTACGATGAGGCGCAAAGACAATTTTCGGAGGTACTTACTCTTAAAAATCTAACCCATGACAGTAAATCCATGCTGTTTAATGCTATGGCTTTAGTTGCGATAAACAAAAAGAACTACGAAAAAGCTGAGTTGCTGCTTTATGACTCGCTGAGGGAAAATATTCGCAACGTTGCCTCCTATCATACACTTGGGTTTTTGTACATGCAGTCAGGCTCACAGGTTACTAATGATCCTGCAAAAAGGAGGACATTTTTCCTGAAAGCCATACAGACATTTGAGGAATCATTAAAGTTTGTACCCGATGTCATGGAGGTGAACTTTAATATGGCTCTTTGTTATCTGGATTTGGGAGATTTAAAACGTTCTAAAGGTTATTTTGACGCCGTTATACAGAGGTCCCCTGATTCTGAACTTGCACAGAAAAGCGGTGCGTTCTTATCATACATTGAGCGTAAAGAAGGACAAAGATAA
- the hisF gene encoding imidazole glycerol phosphate synthase subunit HisF: MLAKRIIPCLDVRDGRVVKGVNFVNLRDAGDPVENAIFYDAEGADELTFLDITASHEKRKIILDVVERTAAEVFIPVTVGGGINTLSDISDLLNAGCDKVSINTAAVKTPGFIKEASERFGSQCIVVAIDAKRSVGAAGELPDWLTSDVNLHGLSLNAGSGAEGENRFEVYTHGGRKARGIDALKWAKYMEELGAGEILLTSMDKDGTKSGYDIELNRAISEGVGIPVIASGGAGTLEHLYDALEYGKADAVLAASIFHFREYSIKEAKMFLDSKGITMRL; this comes from the coding sequence ATGCTTGCTAAGAGAATAATACCGTGTCTTGATGTGCGGGACGGGCGGGTTGTAAAGGGAGTTAACTTTGTAAATCTAAGAGATGCCGGAGACCCCGTGGAAAACGCCATTTTTTATGACGCTGAGGGTGCCGATGAGTTGACGTTTCTTGATATAACGGCATCTCACGAAAAGAGAAAAATCATTCTTGATGTTGTGGAAAGAACTGCGGCTGAGGTGTTTATTCCGGTAACAGTCGGAGGGGGAATCAATACGCTTTCAGACATCAGCGATTTACTTAACGCAGGGTGTGATAAGGTATCAATAAACACGGCGGCAGTAAAAACCCCTGGATTTATCAAAGAGGCGTCGGAGCGTTTTGGCAGTCAGTGCATTGTTGTGGCAATAGACGCTAAGCGCAGTGTGGGAGCAGCAGGGGAGTTGCCCGATTGGTTGACATCTGATGTAAATCTGCATGGACTAAGTTTAAACGCTGGCTCTGGTGCAGAGGGAGAAAACCGTTTTGAAGTTTACACTCATGGGGGCAGAAAGGCGCGCGGCATAGATGCTCTCAAATGGGCAAAGTACATGGAGGAGCTGGGGGCGGGAGAGATACTGCTTACAAGCATGGACAAAGACGGCACTAAGAGCGGCTATGACATAGAGTTAAACAGGGCAATTTCTGAGGGAGTCGGGATTCCAGTGATAGCCTCAGGGGGTGCCGGCACACTGGAACATTTATACGATGCGCTGGAATATGGTAAAGCTGATGCTGTTTTAGCCGCCTCCATTTTTCATTTCAGGGAATATTCCATCAAAGAGGCCAAAATGTTTCTTGACTCTAAAGGCATTACGATGAGGCTTTAG
- a CDS encoding response regulator, translating to MYKVLLIEDDDTARKQLAKFVQKERFEVVQAENGRVGIELFESEHPHIVLTDLKMPDIDGMEVVHTVKRLSPETEIIVFTGYGEVDTAIAAIREGVLDYLKKPIDLDALSMALGRASEKISMRHSEQLYPHILLAEDEETPRIRLKRILEKENWRVFDVSNGEEALSTFISTKMDIVLLDIKMPKLDGLEALHQMRAINDDFEAIIFTGYGDEHSAINAMRCGAVSFLRKPVDLDQLIATIEKALEKLYRDRALRYRTRELELAKQILAHITDEEEVILNIHKNVVEQSLTFAQKLMDSIPTPVIVINKDLTIIYMNKSMLEALDFTPKRIDEKLLENLKNLGIKDLSIEQITNAIDILFLEPGKLEILKTGAHSLITLTLITVVGDVKEHYVLMAMRGERSA from the coding sequence ATGTATAAAGTTCTGTTGATAGAAGACGATGATACAGCCAGAAAGCAGTTGGCAAAGTTTGTTCAGAAGGAGCGCTTTGAGGTAGTACAGGCCGAAAACGGGCGTGTTGGTATAGAGCTTTTTGAGTCTGAACATCCACACATAGTGTTGACTGATTTGAAAATGCCTGATATTGACGGCATGGAGGTCGTTCACACTGTTAAACGCCTATCCCCTGAGACAGAGATAATCGTATTTACCGGCTACGGAGAGGTGGACACGGCAATAGCAGCCATTCGCGAAGGGGTATTGGACTACCTGAAAAAACCGATAGACCTTGACGCTCTTAGTATGGCTTTGGGACGTGCTTCAGAAAAAATCAGCATGAGGCACTCAGAGCAACTGTATCCTCATATTCTTTTAGCTGAGGATGAGGAAACACCACGCATACGGCTTAAGAGGATATTAGAAAAGGAAAATTGGAGGGTTTTTGATGTTTCAAACGGTGAGGAGGCTCTCAGCACATTCATCAGCACAAAGATGGATATTGTTCTTTTAGATATCAAAATGCCTAAATTGGACGGACTTGAGGCGCTGCATCAGATGCGGGCCATAAATGATGATTTTGAGGCAATAATTTTTACCGGTTATGGTGATGAGCACAGCGCCATAAATGCGATGCGGTGTGGGGCAGTAAGTTTCTTAAGAAAGCCGGTTGATCTTGACCAACTGATAGCTACAATTGAAAAAGCGCTGGAAAAGCTCTACAGAGACAGAGCGCTGAGGTATCGCACGCGAGAGCTTGAATTAGCCAAGCAGATTCTCGCTCATATTACCGACGAGGAAGAGGTAATACTAAATATCCACAAAAATGTTGTGGAACAATCACTGACTTTTGCCCAAAAATTAATGGACTCCATTCCCACACCGGTTATTGTAATAAATAAGGACCTCACAATAATATATATGAATAAATCTATGCTTGAAGCGTTAGATTTCACGCCTAAAAGGATTGACGAGAAACTGCTTGAAAATTTAAAAAATCTTGGAATTAAAGACCTTTCTATTGAACAGATAACCAATGCTATAGACATCCTATTTTTAGAACCCGGTAAATTAGAAATCCTAAAAACAGGCGCTCATTCGTTAATCACCCTTACTTTGATTACGGTTGTCGGCGATGTTAAGGAACATTATGTCTTGATGGCGATGCGCGGCGAAAGATCGGCTTAG